In Halobacteriovorax marinus SJ, the following proteins share a genomic window:
- the ung gene encoding uracil-DNA glycosylase — protein MKLTDIPLHSSWKSLLKDEFSKDYFKDLEEFLVNEFENQTIYPPREMIFHALNQTPLEKVRVVLIGQDPYHGEGQAHGLSFSVEKGIKIPPSLRNIYKELNDDLGVEIPEHGDLSKWAQEGVLLLNDVLTVQAKSAGSHQKKGWEKFTDRIIELIDQECENVVFFLWGSSAQKKARKVDTKKHLILKSVHPSPLSSYRGFFGSKPFSKTNHYLKEKRVQEIDWNLK, from the coding sequence ATGAAATTAACAGATATCCCTCTCCATTCTAGCTGGAAATCATTGCTAAAAGATGAATTTTCTAAAGATTATTTTAAAGATTTAGAAGAGTTCTTAGTGAATGAATTTGAGAACCAAACCATCTATCCTCCTAGAGAAATGATTTTTCATGCCCTTAATCAAACGCCGCTGGAAAAAGTAAGAGTCGTCCTCATTGGTCAAGACCCCTATCACGGAGAAGGACAAGCTCACGGACTAAGTTTCTCTGTTGAGAAAGGAATAAAGATTCCACCTTCTCTTCGTAATATTTATAAAGAACTAAATGATGATTTAGGAGTTGAGATACCAGAGCATGGAGATCTCAGCAAGTGGGCACAAGAAGGCGTTCTACTTTTAAATGACGTACTTACTGTACAAGCAAAGAGTGCTGGCTCTCACCAGAAAAAAGGTTGGGAGAAGTTTACAGATAGAATTATAGAGCTCATTGATCAAGAGTGTGAGAATGTTGTCTTCTTTCTCTGGGGAAGTAGCGCTCAGAAGAAAGCAAGAAAAGTGGATACTAAGAAGCACCTTATCCTAAAGTCTGTTCACCCCTCTCCACTCTCTTCATATAGAGGTTTTTTTGGAAGTAAGCCATTTTCAAAAACGAATCACTATTTAAAAGAGAAAAGAGTACAAGAGATTGATTGGAATTTAAAATGA
- a CDS encoding ABC transporter ATP-binding protein: MIQTDKLTKSFKSYKKKPGFKGSIESLYKRDYTIKHAVEGFDLDIPDGQIVGLLGPNGAGKTTLMKMFTGIIVPSGGEINVLGHNPSEREKDFRKKIALVMGQKSQLWWDIPAMDSFLLLQKYYEIDEEEFKEKIEHMSTILEVKDLLHIHVRKLSLGERMKMELMASLLHSPEVIFLDEPTIGLDLVAQESIRKFIKDYHQKNQCTIILTSHYMADVQELCSRIVLILKGKKAYDGAIGEFEKILGHEKRVSFIFKSKVDREDQLFTKFKPEWSQGDLKVELLIPEEELREVSAEIITKFDVSDFNTEILPIEKVMKTLMSNPEILSVK; encoded by the coding sequence ATGATACAAACAGATAAATTAACTAAGAGTTTTAAAAGTTATAAGAAGAAGCCTGGATTCAAAGGTTCAATTGAATCACTCTATAAGAGAGACTATACCATTAAGCATGCTGTAGAGGGATTTGACCTCGATATACCGGATGGACAGATTGTTGGTCTCCTAGGTCCTAATGGAGCAGGTAAAACAACATTAATGAAAATGTTCACAGGAATCATTGTGCCCTCTGGCGGAGAGATTAATGTTCTGGGGCATAACCCTAGCGAGAGAGAAAAAGATTTCAGAAAGAAAATCGCTCTTGTCATGGGACAAAAGTCACAGCTTTGGTGGGATATTCCAGCAATGGATTCATTCTTATTATTACAAAAATATTATGAGATCGATGAAGAAGAGTTCAAAGAAAAAATTGAACATATGAGTACCATTTTAGAAGTGAAAGATCTTCTCCATATTCACGTTAGAAAGCTCTCTCTTGGAGAGAGAATGAAGATGGAATTAATGGCCTCTCTCCTTCACTCTCCAGAAGTTATTTTTCTAGATGAGCCAACTATTGGTCTAGACTTAGTCGCTCAAGAGAGTATTCGAAAATTTATTAAAGACTATCACCAGAAAAACCAATGTACTATTATCCTTACCTCCCACTACATGGCCGATGTCCAAGAGCTTTGCTCTAGAATTGTTCTCATTCTCAAAGGAAAAAAGGCCTATGACGGAGCGATTGGAGAATTTGAAAAGATTCTTGGTCACGAAAAGAGAGTCTCTTTTATTTTCAAGTCTAAGGTAGATAGAGAAGATCAGCTCTTTACGAAATTCAAACCAGAATGGTCACAAGGTGATTTAAAAGTTGAATTGCTCATTCCAGAAGAAGAGTTAAGAGAAGTTAGTGCAGAGATCATTACTAAATTTGATGTAAGTGATTTTAATACAGAGATCCTTCCAATTGAGAAGGTCATGAAAACGCTTATGTCTAACCCAGAGATTCTCAGTGTTAAGTAA
- a CDS encoding acylphosphatase, which yields MMEKSFNVFGKVQGIMFRQTFIRSCHRRKLCAGASNSHENKQMVTCTVSGNEEEIDSLLNDLLNLEKLNSWGARVEKIQELDLVFDLDKHQVTTENVDSFKWSEGVEFYL from the coding sequence ATGATGGAGAAAAGTTTTAACGTTTTTGGAAAGGTTCAGGGAATAATGTTTAGACAGACATTTATTAGATCTTGCCATCGAAGAAAATTGTGTGCAGGGGCCTCGAATAGTCATGAAAATAAGCAGATGGTTACATGTACAGTTAGCGGAAATGAAGAAGAAATTGATTCACTCTTAAATGACTTACTTAACCTTGAAAAATTAAATTCTTGGGGAGCCAGGGTAGAGAAGATTCAAGAATTAGATCTTGTCTTTGATTTAGATAAACATCAGGTGACTACAGAAAATGTGGATAGTTTTAAATGGTCTGAAGGCGTGGAGTTCTATCTCTAG
- a CDS encoding ABC transporter permease — protein sequence MLSNFPNIQKWIQTIRISWSTLTAYRVNFFLQVIGPSLVFFFIKYNLWSSIYRGAEDLIIQGYSFTQMINYHAWSLVVSLIAGGYASHNLAEDIRMGRISTYLIYPFNFWEFHTASFISFQFMQTFISAITILSIFLLGIFESLTLASLLSGYLFCFLVSLMWFSLQYMTGILSFWLEETWILRVLLQIMSAFLSGAILPLELYPNWITKILVYTPFPYLSYYPIKIFQGEHSLLSSAPLIIVAWTIVFALVNKFIWNRGMKLYTAAGM from the coding sequence GTGTTAAGTAATTTTCCAAATATACAGAAATGGATTCAGACCATAAGAATTTCATGGTCTACTCTTACTGCCTATAGAGTTAATTTCTTTTTGCAAGTTATAGGGCCCTCGCTTGTCTTCTTCTTTATAAAGTACAACCTTTGGTCATCCATATATAGAGGCGCTGAAGACCTTATTATTCAAGGCTATTCCTTTACTCAGATGATTAATTATCATGCTTGGAGTTTAGTCGTCTCTCTAATTGCAGGAGGCTATGCCTCTCACAACTTAGCAGAAGATATTAGAATGGGTAGAATTTCTACTTATCTTATATACCCTTTTAACTTCTGGGAGTTTCATACAGCTTCCTTTATTTCATTTCAATTCATGCAGACTTTCATATCGGCGATAACGATTCTTTCCATATTCCTCTTAGGTATATTTGAATCCCTCACTCTTGCCTCTCTCCTAAGTGGTTACCTCTTTTGCTTCTTAGTAAGTCTAATGTGGTTTAGCCTTCAGTATATGACAGGGATACTCTCCTTCTGGCTAGAGGAGACTTGGATATTGCGTGTCCTGCTACAAATAATGTCTGCGTTCTTATCGGGGGCCATCCTTCCACTAGAGCTCTATCCAAATTGGATTACGAAAATACTCGTTTACACTCCCTTTCCTTATCTTAGTTACTATCCAATTAAGATTTTCCAAGGCGAGCATTCTCTACTTTCCAGCGCTCCACTTATCATAGTCGCTTGGACAATAGTCTTTGCTCTAGTGAATAAGTTTATATGGAATAGAGGCATGAAACTTTATACTGCGGCGGGGATGTAA